One region of Manduca sexta isolate Smith_Timp_Sample1 chromosome 25, JHU_Msex_v1.0, whole genome shotgun sequence genomic DNA includes:
- the LOC115446792 gene encoding queuine tRNA-ribosyltransferase accessory subunit 2 — protein MRFTIKKTSCSGERIGLLSGFIKSPNTTIETPTAALLTQGGSVAHLTADVLSKVFSNPQLLWMPLSSMAHLETGVKAQGQGIAKFVALPEHVVCSTFHNMNEETPQGHFESEKVPLWTRNGKKMITADRYMDMMEVFKPDIFLAIADGHTSLDEGHKRIVKSVSRTCNMLDVCVKRYKESKELQNSSLIGVVVGAGLPSKCAECIQQIKKYKNTLSGVALQGITDGTKESYKEPIEKIENIFKRVGDAVPKDLVRIAEGCWNPAIIVAAIEHGWDVFGGSYPLELTNAGHALVLNYDVNRYSGEACVLDLNDTSYRDDFTPVLTGCKCLTCRKHTRAYIQHLLNTKEMLASVLLSIHNIHHYDQLFYHARQHIASNTFSVFKSHITKQYDVAKTPYMNGKHDSEMTDIEHLKKKVKISNEDIINGHNIMNGIA, from the exons ATgcgttttacaattaaaaaaacaagctGCAGTGGAGAACGCATTGGATTATTGTCTGGATTTATAAAGTCGCCAAACACAACAATCGAAACGCCAACTGCCGCTCTATTGACCCAG GGAGGCAGTGTTGCCCACCTCACTGCCGATGTCCTATCAAAAGTATTCTCAAATCCGCAATTACTATGGATGCCGTTGTCAAGCATGGCTCACTTAGAAACAGGTGTGAAGGCACAAGGACAAGGCATAGCCAAGTTTGTGGCATTACCTGAACATGTAGTTTGTTCAACATTCCATAATATGAATGAGGAAACACCACAAGGACATTTTGAATCAGAGAAAGTACCACTGTGGACTCGAAATGGAAAGAAAATGATTACAGCTGATAG ATATATGGATATGATGGAAGTTTTCAAACCAGATATATTTTTGGCGATTGCAGATGGACACACATCACTTGACGAAGGGCACAAAAGAATTGTCAAATCTGTTAGCAGGACCTGCAACATGTTGGATGTGTGTGTTAAACGATATAAGGAGTCCAAGGAGCTTCAAAACAGCTCCCTTATag GTGTGGTGGTCGGTGCTGGTTTACCAAGTAAATGTGCCGAGTGCATACAACAGATTAAGAAGTATAAGAATACATTAAGTGGAGTTGCACTACAAGGGATTACAGACGGAACCAAAGAATCATATAAGGAACCTATCGAAAAAATTGAGAACATCTTCAAAAGAGTTGGG GATGCCGTACCAAAGGATTTAGTTCGTATTGCAGAAGGCTGCTGGAATCCAGCTATAATTGTAGCTGCCATAGAACACGGCTGGGACGTGTTTGGTGGTTCATACCCTCTTGAACTTACAAATGCTGGGCAtgctttagttttaaattatgatgTCAATCGATATAGTGGTGAAGCTTGCGTGTTGGATCTTAATGATACGAG CTATAGAGATGACTTCACGCCAGTATTAACTGGATGCAAATGCTTGACCTGCAGAAAACACACTCGGGCATATATACAACATCTTTTGAACACTAAAGAAATGTTGGCGTCTGTTTTGTTAAGCAT ACATAACATCCATCATTATGATCAACTGTTCTATCACGCTCGTCAACACATCGCCTCCAACACGTTTTCAGTATTCAAAAGccatataacaaaacaatatgaTGTGGCTAAAACGCCATATATGAATGGCAAGCATGACTCCGAAATGACAGACATAGAACATCTAAAGAAGAAAGTCAAAATTTCTAATGAAGATATTATCAATGGCCATAATATAATGAACGGTATTGCCTAA